The proteins below come from a single Streptomyces sp. SCSIO 75703 genomic window:
- the deoC gene encoding deoxyribose-phosphate aldolase: MSETTVNPAELDLTPAELAPFIQHTKIDPDATRDEMIAHAQEAVTHGFNAAMVPASWLPVVVAELKGTGVEVASALDFPTVGVMTSAGKAAEAAEIARLGANQLDMGVQVGWLKSGRYDDFREDIAGVVRASGLPVKVMLELPLLTDAEKEAAVELAMEAGASFLKNASSGQIETANPTSVRYLVDRAREGVRVKASGSIKSYRQGLDLLRAGASLLGTSAGLAIISDTGDASTVSY; the protein is encoded by the coding sequence GTGTCCGAAACCACCGTCAATCCCGCCGAACTCGACCTCACCCCGGCCGAGTTGGCGCCCTTCATCCAGCACACCAAGATCGACCCGGATGCGACGCGCGACGAGATGATCGCCCACGCCCAGGAGGCCGTCACCCACGGCTTCAACGCGGCGATGGTCCCCGCCTCCTGGCTGCCGGTCGTCGTCGCCGAGCTGAAGGGCACCGGCGTCGAGGTGGCCTCCGCCCTGGACTTCCCCACCGTCGGCGTCATGACCAGCGCCGGGAAGGCCGCCGAGGCCGCCGAGATCGCCCGCCTCGGCGCGAACCAGCTCGACATGGGCGTGCAGGTCGGCTGGCTCAAGAGCGGTCGCTACGACGACTTCCGCGAGGACATCGCGGGCGTCGTGCGCGCCTCCGGCCTGCCCGTCAAGGTCATGCTGGAACTGCCGCTGCTGACCGACGCCGAGAAGGAGGCCGCGGTCGAACTCGCCATGGAGGCGGGCGCGTCCTTCCTGAAGAACGCCAGCAGCGGCCAGATCGAGACTGCGAATCCCACCAGCGTTCGTTACCTTGTTGACCGGGCGCGGGAAGGCGTCCGGGTGAAGGCGTCCGGCTCGATCAAGAGCTACCGCCAGGGCCTGGACCTCCTGCGGGCGGGCGCCTCCCTGCTCGGGACCAGCGCCGGCCTGGCGATCATCAGCGACACCGGTGACGCGTCCACCGTCAGCTACTGA
- a CDS encoding NAD(P)/FAD-dependent oxidoreductase, translated as MSPESPDLPDLDIAVVGAGLAGLAAAHELRRAGHEVHVFEAADAPGGRMRSLRRDGYLMDTGAEQISARGYRATWQLLRRAALGPDDVPRIGRPMAVWRDGRPHTGAGDPRAVLTGAGLPPAARLSLARFLGWSARHRAALDHDHAEDTPLGTDTVADLARRYHPGLYERLLQPLSSAFFGWDAERSAAAPLVGLLLAVGPVSCWRVYRGGMDLLTRRLAAPLHVRYGRAVEEVADHGGHARLTVDGATLTARAVVLAVPAPAALRLQPDPAPEAAGYLAASGYRPMYKVSCALDRPLSPRGGGYVLLTPECEEPVLSCVISDHLKCPDRAPAGRGLISLLASPRRVPELAAAPEPDAVRLMTEAAERYVPGLRHALVAAHVHDWPEAMPELTPHALALRGGFLRRPARCVEYAGDWLAARPSSEGAARSGALAASRVLARLAPRTAPAPLQETAA; from the coding sequence ATGTCCCCTGAGTCCCCTGATCTCCCTGATCTCGACATCGCCGTCGTCGGCGCCGGACTGGCGGGCCTCGCGGCAGCCCACGAACTGCGCCGCGCCGGACACGAGGTGCACGTCTTCGAGGCCGCCGACGCCCCCGGCGGACGCATGCGCAGCCTCCGCCGCGACGGCTACCTGATGGACACCGGCGCCGAACAGATCTCCGCCCGCGGCTACCGCGCCACCTGGCAACTGCTGCGCCGCGCCGCCCTCGGTCCCGACGACGTGCCCCGCATCGGCCGCCCGATGGCCGTCTGGCGCGACGGCCGGCCCCACACCGGCGCCGGCGACCCCCGCGCGGTCCTCACCGGCGCCGGCCTCCCGCCCGCCGCCCGGCTCTCCCTCGCCCGCTTCCTCGGCTGGAGCGCCCGTCACCGGGCCGCCCTCGACCACGACCACGCCGAGGACACCCCCCTCGGCACGGACACCGTCGCGGACCTGGCCCGCCGCTACCACCCCGGCCTGTACGAACGCCTGCTCCAGCCGCTGTCCTCGGCGTTCTTCGGCTGGGACGCCGAACGCAGCGCCGCCGCGCCCCTGGTCGGCCTCCTCCTCGCCGTCGGGCCCGTCTCCTGCTGGCGCGTCTACCGCGGCGGCATGGACCTGCTCACCCGCCGCCTCGCCGCCCCGCTGCACGTGCGTTACGGCCGGGCCGTCGAGGAGGTCGCCGACCACGGCGGCCACGCCCGGCTCACCGTCGACGGGGCCACCCTCACCGCCCGCGCGGTCGTCCTCGCCGTACCCGCACCGGCGGCGCTGCGGCTCCAGCCCGATCCGGCGCCGGAGGCCGCCGGGTACCTGGCCGCCTCCGGCTACCGGCCCATGTACAAGGTGAGTTGCGCGCTGGACCGGCCGCTCTCCCCGCGCGGCGGCGGCTATGTGCTGCTCACCCCCGAGTGCGAGGAGCCGGTCCTGTCCTGCGTCATCTCCGACCACCTGAAATGCCCCGACCGGGCGCCCGCCGGACGCGGACTGATCAGCCTGCTCGCCTCGCCCCGACGCGTCCCCGAACTCGCCGCCGCCCCCGAGCCGGACGCCGTACGCCTGATGACCGAGGCCGCCGAACGCTACGTGCCGGGGCTGCGCCACGCCCTCGTCGCCGCCCACGTCCACGACTGGCCCGAGGCGATGCCCGAGCTGACGCCCCACGCCCTCGCCCTGCGCGGCGGCTTCCTGCGCCGGCCCGCGCGGTGCGTCGAGTACGCCGGCGACTGGCTCGCGGCCCGCCCCTCCAGCGAGGGCGCCGCCCGCTCCGGGGCGCTCGCCGCCTCCCGCGTGCTGGCCCGCCTCGCCCCGCGCACCGCGCCCGCACCCCTCCAGGAGACCGCCGCATGA
- a CDS encoding DegT/DnrJ/EryC1/StrS family aminotransferase, with amino-acid sequence MTRATGTIPFFPPDLFHEDRDTLLRLLYEIGTGREQRFILGEHTRRFETALAEGLGVADVVACASGTGALQLVLTALGIGPGDEVVVPAFGCAPPAAAVLHTGAVPVFADVDPVTLTLDPADAARRVGPRTRALMPAHVFSVMADMPAFTALAAAHGLRLVEDSAVAQGASLGGRPAGTWGDAGVYSFVQVKSFGMPGEGGAVVTDDAETARRVRMLRNHGQDGRERFLHHTIGHNSRFDEIQAAFQLHRLPGLAARLARRARIAAHYTERLSGLPGITTPPPGTDGRCYYVYTLLADDRDALRDHLAAHGVATHVYYPRVLPDQAAFAPVAARRRPPGGRDGEDWPHARHAAARHLSLPVHHRLTDAQAEHIADTVRAHALGTR; translated from the coding sequence ATGACCCGCGCCACCGGCACCATCCCCTTCTTCCCGCCCGACCTCTTCCACGAGGACCGCGACACCCTGCTCCGCCTGCTGTACGAGATCGGCACCGGCCGGGAGCAGAGGTTCATCCTGGGCGAGCACACCCGCCGCTTCGAGACCGCGCTCGCCGAAGGGCTCGGCGTCGCCGACGTGGTGGCCTGCGCGAGCGGTACCGGCGCCCTCCAACTCGTCCTCACCGCCCTCGGCATCGGGCCCGGCGACGAGGTCGTGGTCCCCGCCTTCGGCTGCGCGCCGCCGGCCGCCGCCGTCCTGCACACCGGCGCCGTCCCGGTCTTCGCCGACGTCGACCCGGTCACCCTCACCCTGGACCCGGCCGACGCCGCGCGCCGCGTCGGGCCGCGCACCCGCGCGCTGATGCCGGCCCACGTGTTCTCCGTCATGGCCGACATGCCCGCCTTCACCGCCCTGGCCGCCGCCCACGGGCTGCGGCTGGTCGAGGACTCGGCGGTGGCGCAGGGCGCGAGCCTCGGCGGGCGTCCCGCCGGCACCTGGGGCGACGCGGGCGTCTACTCGTTCGTCCAGGTCAAGTCGTTCGGGATGCCGGGCGAGGGCGGAGCGGTGGTCACCGACGACGCGGAGACCGCCCGCCGGGTCCGCATGCTGCGCAACCACGGGCAGGACGGCCGGGAGCGCTTCCTGCACCACACCATCGGCCACAACAGCCGCTTCGACGAGATCCAGGCCGCCTTCCAGCTCCACCGGCTGCCCGGCCTCGCCGCCCGGCTCGCCCGCCGCGCCCGCATCGCCGCCCACTACACCGAGCGCCTGTCCGGCCTGCCCGGCATCACCACGCCCCCGCCCGGCACCGACGGCCGCTGCTACTACGTGTACACGCTGCTCGCCGACGACCGGGACGCCCTGCGCGACCACCTCGCCGCCCACGGCGTCGCCACCCACGTCTACTACCCGCGCGTCCTGCCCGACCAGGCGGCTTTCGCGCCCGTCGCCGCCCGGCGGCGACCGCCCGGCGGGCGCGACGGCGAGGACTGGCCGCACGCCCGGCACGCAGCCGCCCGGCACCTGTCGCTGCCGGTCCACCACCGGCTCACCGACGCCCAGGCCGAGCACATCGCCGACACCGTCCGCGCCCATGCCCTCGGCACCCGCTGA
- a CDS encoding UbiA family prenyltransferase, which translates to MTDETLTRTAAPEAAPAAPARPGGRLRLYARLGKLDVYDYYLGTFIVLAAVLLPAGALTARTGALLGVFLIAQVCLLMALVAFDDVTGFRDGSDITNYGPDHPLRNVQRKPLVAGTLTVPQALRFAWSCALAALLLFAVTHALAPHRPAWTAAGLAVLWAGALQYSYGVKISYHGFQEVYLVALGFALVILPYGMITGEAPGFLLVQAVLFGFGPLMFGVYSNTNDVDGDRSVGRPTVAALLSARGNARFIAGLSLAEFLLIVVAGATGIAPWWFVPLMLPASLLRLRQYLLGFSRGDIMRARRVGFAVHRVGVALMVASHVLLWGLER; encoded by the coding sequence ATGACCGACGAAACGCTCACCCGGACCGCCGCGCCCGAGGCCGCCCCGGCGGCGCCCGCGCGCCCCGGCGGCAGGCTCCGCCTCTACGCCCGGCTGGGCAAACTCGACGTCTACGACTACTACCTGGGCACCTTCATCGTCCTGGCCGCCGTCCTGCTGCCCGCGGGAGCCCTCACCGCACGCACCGGCGCCCTGCTCGGCGTCTTCCTGATCGCCCAGGTCTGCCTGCTGATGGCGCTGGTCGCCTTCGACGACGTCACCGGCTTCCGCGACGGCAGCGACATCACCAACTACGGCCCCGACCACCCGCTGCGCAACGTCCAGCGCAAACCGCTGGTCGCCGGCACGCTGACCGTCCCGCAGGCGCTGCGGTTCGCGTGGTCCTGCGCGCTCGCCGCGCTGCTGCTGTTCGCGGTGACCCACGCGCTCGCCCCGCACCGGCCGGCCTGGACCGCCGCCGGGCTCGCCGTGCTCTGGGCGGGCGCCCTCCAGTACTCGTACGGCGTCAAGATCAGCTATCACGGCTTCCAGGAGGTCTACCTGGTCGCCCTCGGCTTCGCGCTGGTGATCCTCCCGTACGGCATGATCACCGGTGAGGCTCCCGGGTTCCTGCTGGTGCAGGCGGTGCTGTTCGGCTTCGGCCCGCTGATGTTCGGGGTGTACTCCAACACCAACGACGTCGACGGCGACCGCTCGGTGGGCCGGCCCACGGTGGCCGCGCTGCTCTCCGCGCGCGGCAACGCCCGTTTCATCGCCGGCCTGTCGCTGGCCGAGTTCCTGCTCATCGTGGTCGCCGGTGCGACCGGGATCGCGCCGTGGTGGTTCGTGCCGCTGATGCTGCCGGCGAGCCTGCTGCGGCTGCGCCAGTACCTGCTGGGCTTTAGCCGGGGCGACATCATGCGGGCCCGCCGGGTCGGTTTCGCGGTGCACCGCGTCGGCGTGGCGCTGATGGTGGCCTCTCACGTCCTCCTGTGGGGTCTGGAGCGGTAG
- the rbsD gene encoding D-ribose pyranase encodes MKRSGILNAELSGVLATLGHTDLLLVVDAGFPVPRDAHRIDLALAENLPDLRTVLGLIADELVVEGVVRAEDVPSHNPRLDSWLHERFAGAEFTTRPHAEVLGDLAREAKAVVRTGAFEPWGNIGLYCGVDAPRWFGGEGVVVPEQYASKV; translated from the coding sequence ATGAAGCGCTCCGGCATCCTCAACGCCGAACTCAGCGGAGTCCTCGCCACCCTCGGCCACACCGACCTGCTGCTCGTCGTCGACGCCGGCTTCCCCGTGCCGCGCGACGCGCACCGCATCGACCTGGCCCTCGCCGAGAACCTGCCCGACCTGCGCACCGTCCTCGGCCTGATCGCCGACGAACTGGTCGTCGAGGGCGTGGTGCGCGCCGAGGACGTCCCGAGCCACAACCCCCGCCTCGACTCCTGGCTCCACGAACGCTTCGCCGGCGCCGAGTTCACCACCCGCCCGCACGCCGAGGTCCTCGGCGACCTCGCCCGCGAGGCCAAGGCCGTGGTGCGCACCGGAGCCTTCGAGCCCTGGGGCAACATCGGCCTCTACTGCGGCGTCGACGCGCCCCGCTGGTTCGGCGGCGAAGGCGTCGTCGTCCCGGAGCAGTACGCCTCCAAGGTCTGA
- a CDS encoding GntR family transcriptional regulator gives MTADKGGLPGIRRDVPTAIHVQVSEHIRLRIAGGEWPPHYRLKSEPELAQEFGVSRGTLRRALTTLIEEGLLRQVRGRGTFVTSTTIEPAIAQKLSTLSEDFADQGVVTTTTVRECALIAPPRPVAALLDVAAGTRVLRLVRVRRTEQGPVALLSNFVRTDLAPGIEEVDFTSASLFGVLEGTYGLKIATARRTFGAEAAGADVAASLDLAEGAPVQYLQQVTYLADDRPVEYSDVWIHSGRLRVTSLLLRR, from the coding sequence GTGACGGCCGACAAAGGCGGACTCCCGGGCATCAGGCGGGATGTCCCCACGGCGATCCACGTCCAGGTCTCGGAGCACATCCGGCTGCGGATCGCCGGCGGCGAGTGGCCGCCGCACTACCGTCTCAAGAGCGAGCCGGAGCTGGCCCAGGAGTTCGGGGTCAGCCGGGGGACGTTGCGCAGGGCGCTGACGACGCTGATCGAGGAGGGGTTGCTGCGCCAGGTGCGGGGGCGGGGCACGTTCGTGACATCGACGACGATCGAGCCGGCGATCGCGCAGAAGCTGAGCACGCTGTCGGAGGATTTCGCCGATCAGGGTGTGGTGACCACGACGACGGTGCGTGAGTGCGCGCTGATCGCGCCGCCCAGGCCGGTGGCGGCGCTGCTCGACGTGGCGGCGGGGACGCGGGTGCTGCGTCTGGTGCGGGTGCGGCGTACCGAGCAGGGGCCGGTGGCGTTGTTGTCCAACTTCGTGCGGACCGACCTCGCGCCGGGGATCGAGGAGGTCGACTTCACCTCGGCGAGTCTGTTCGGTGTGCTGGAGGGGACGTACGGGCTGAAGATCGCGACGGCTCGCCGTACCTTCGGCGCGGAGGCGGCCGGTGCGGACGTGGCCGCTTCCCTGGATCTCGCCGAGGGCGCTCCGGTGCAGTACCTCCAGCAGGTGACCTACCTCGCCGACGACCGGCCCGTGGAGTACTCCGACGTCTGGATCCACAGCGGACGCCTCCGCGTGACCTCCCTCCTGCTCCGCCGCTGA
- a CDS encoding sugar ABC transporter ATP-binding protein has translation MTPAPRDASLGGPDRTADPGTGGPAVQIRGLTRNFGPVRALRDVSFDVPAGDITALLGENGAGKSTLLKILAGLQPPSEGSVTVFGEEVTSFEPASMLSRHGVAIVPQELSLLPDRTVAENVLSGVEPGNRWFPSRRRMLERTTELLAELDLHLDPNASVRTLDLATQQLIVVARSIARGCRVLILDEPTAMLTPAEADRLFALMDKLKAAGTTMLYVSHRMPEVFRLADHIQVLRDGGHVASWRSEDTTPDQAVAAMVGRELGQFTRRAGAAATPTAEPALKVRGLSGKRHHGVSFDLRPGEILGVAGLPDSGRVELLHNLFGGDPGTGGTVELLGEPYERRNPIASVERRLAFVPGERRAQGLLTTMSVGENVGALTTKAFSRLGLIRRRAFDAAATEQAQRLRVKTATMTQPITSLSGGNQQKAVLGRWLAINPGVLILDEPTRGVDIGAKAEIYAQLTALADKGLAILCSSSDLPELLTLTDRIAVMSEGRLAAVVDSADATEESVMTLATGAAPAAA, from the coding sequence ATGACCCCCGCACCCCGCGACGCCTCCCTGGGGGGCCCGGACCGCACCGCGGACCCGGGCACCGGCGGGCCGGCCGTCCAGATCCGCGGCCTCACCCGCAACTTCGGGCCGGTCCGCGCCCTGCGCGACGTCTCCTTCGACGTCCCCGCCGGCGACATCACGGCCCTCCTCGGGGAGAACGGCGCCGGCAAGTCGACCCTGCTCAAGATCCTGGCCGGCCTCCAGCCGCCCAGCGAGGGCAGCGTCACCGTGTTCGGCGAGGAGGTCACCTCCTTCGAACCGGCCAGCATGCTCAGCCGGCACGGCGTGGCGATCGTGCCCCAGGAACTGTCGCTGCTGCCCGACCGCACCGTCGCCGAGAACGTGCTCAGCGGCGTCGAACCGGGCAACCGCTGGTTCCCCTCCCGGCGCCGCATGCTGGAGCGCACCACCGAACTCCTCGCCGAACTCGACCTCCACCTGGACCCGAACGCCTCCGTCCGCACCCTGGACCTGGCGACCCAGCAGCTCATCGTGGTGGCCCGCTCCATCGCCCGGGGCTGCCGCGTCCTCATCCTGGACGAACCCACGGCGATGCTCACCCCCGCCGAGGCCGACCGCCTGTTCGCCCTCATGGACAAGCTCAAGGCCGCCGGGACGACCATGCTCTACGTCTCCCACCGCATGCCGGAGGTCTTCCGCCTGGCCGACCACATCCAGGTCCTGCGCGACGGCGGCCACGTCGCCTCCTGGCGCAGCGAGGACACCACCCCCGACCAGGCCGTCGCCGCCATGGTCGGCCGCGAACTGGGCCAGTTCACCCGCCGGGCCGGCGCCGCCGCCACGCCCACCGCCGAACCGGCCCTCAAGGTCCGCGGACTGAGCGGCAAGCGCCACCACGGAGTCTCCTTCGACCTGCGCCCCGGAGAGATCCTCGGCGTCGCCGGACTCCCCGACTCCGGCCGCGTCGAACTCCTCCACAACCTGTTCGGCGGGGACCCCGGCACCGGCGGCACCGTGGAACTGCTCGGCGAGCCCTACGAACGGCGCAACCCGATCGCCAGCGTCGAACGCCGTCTGGCGTTCGTCCCCGGCGAGCGCCGCGCCCAGGGCCTGCTGACCACCATGAGCGTCGGCGAGAACGTCGGCGCCCTCACCACGAAGGCGTTCAGCCGGCTCGGCCTGATCCGCCGCCGCGCCTTCGACGCGGCCGCCACCGAACAGGCCCAGCGGCTGCGGGTCAAGACCGCCACCATGACCCAGCCCATCACCAGCCTGTCCGGCGGCAACCAGCAGAAGGCCGTCCTCGGCCGCTGGCTCGCCATCAACCCGGGCGTGCTCATCCTCGACGAGCCCACCCGCGGTGTGGACATCGGGGCCAAGGCCGAGATCTACGCCCAGCTCACCGCGCTCGCCGACAAGGGCCTGGCGATCCTCTGCTCCTCGTCCGACCTGCCCGAACTGCTCACCCTGACCGACCGCATCGCCGTGATGAGCGAAGGCCGCCTGGCGGCCGTCGTCGACTCCGCCGACGCCACCGAGGAATCCGTGATGACCCTCGCCACCGGAGCGGCCCCGGCCGCGGCCTGA
- a CDS encoding methyltransferase — translation MDLNGGPPAARPARADDARGGTAREGGPQALPALPGTAPAHGYVFDNDSPHSGDHHRYLEEALDPLTLGRLADAGAGPGMRCLEIGAGAGGVARRLAALVAPGGHVTATDLKPGRIAPAPGLTVLAHDIVTDPLPDTGYDLIVARLVLQHLPERQTVLGRLAGALRPGGLIQVDEFDAEHEPCLLAPTEDDARLYGRFTAAKTALMRASGGDPGWGRRVAAALREAGFTAIDIRPHVLLRAPGTPALGLQLHHLAHLAPRLAEHGFTPAELARLRRLMTGPGFAAATGVLYSVQARRPPARETPDSDRRNT, via the coding sequence GTGGACCTGAACGGGGGGCCGCCGGCGGCGCGGCCCGCGCGGGCGGACGACGCCCGGGGCGGCACGGCCCGGGAAGGGGGGCCTCAGGCACTTCCGGCGCTGCCGGGCACCGCACCGGCCCACGGCTACGTCTTCGACAACGACAGCCCGCACAGCGGCGACCACCACCGGTACCTCGAAGAGGCCCTGGACCCGCTCACCCTCGGGCGGCTCGCGGACGCCGGGGCCGGGCCCGGCATGCGCTGCCTGGAGATCGGCGCGGGGGCCGGCGGCGTCGCCCGCCGCCTGGCCGCGCTCGTCGCCCCCGGCGGGCACGTCACGGCCACCGACCTCAAACCCGGGCGCATCGCCCCCGCCCCGGGCCTGACGGTCCTCGCGCACGACATCGTCACCGACCCGCTCCCGGACACGGGCTACGACCTGATCGTGGCCCGGCTGGTCCTCCAGCACCTGCCCGAGCGGCAGACCGTCCTCGGCCGGCTGGCCGGAGCGCTGCGGCCCGGCGGGCTGATCCAGGTCGACGAGTTCGACGCCGAGCACGAGCCCTGCCTGCTCGCGCCCACGGAGGACGACGCCCGGCTGTACGGGCGGTTCACGGCGGCCAAGACGGCGCTGATGCGCGCCTCGGGCGGCGATCCGGGCTGGGGCCGGCGGGTCGCCGCCGCGCTGCGCGAGGCCGGGTTCACCGCCATCGACATCCGCCCGCACGTCCTGCTGCGCGCCCCCGGCACCCCCGCCCTCGGCCTGCAACTGCACCACCTGGCCCACCTCGCGCCCCGGCTCGCCGAGCACGGCTTCACGCCCGCCGAACTCGCCCGGCTGCGCCGGCTCATGACCGGTCCGGGGTTCGCCGCGGCCACCGGCGTCCTGTACTCCGTGCAGGCCCGCCGCCCTCCCGCGCGGGAGACACCCGACAGCGACCGAAGGAACACCTGA
- a CDS encoding class I adenylate-forming enzyme family protein, whose translation MTPSDPGVLFDDLTDRGTATHFHLDRPLDAAPGGPGVPTTRWTVPELAVLVREMAGALGAAGARRGERVAVVKANHWDYDLLACAAVRTGAVPVKLSGHLPGESLRVLLHRAAPRVLVTDRSIVDRVGADVLTGPAWTTVLLDADGEVPPGALRWDDLRGHPDPGPRRRHDDDPLVIVHTSGTTGTPKLVCHTTRTLVHGLARFETLPLPRLGVRRDDSLFNSSSYAHGRTFCWTNVAPVLAPRHISLAAGDRPEAADLLLRAHPPTVVEALPSRYVRMRPLTGRLDNPFRDVRTYISTYDAVHPPVVRAYLGASARRRPLWMQGWGQTETGPLTFAFHTRRSVARTAGGTTTLRGLGRPVPLKTRLKVVDPDTFRPVPAGAPGLVLCRTNALAPDYVGESGRWAAKRHGDWWSTGDIGAVGRDGAVRLLDREVDHGDGTSCLHTEDVLEERLPEILECVVLARPDDKPLPVVVTEDGRLDPARWDRALRGLPPLAEPEVLTWDRVPRTGTGKVMRAALLHRLTGTTATGGTGRWT comes from the coding sequence ATGACGCCGTCCGACCCGGGGGTCCTCTTCGACGACCTCACCGACCGGGGCACCGCCACCCACTTCCACCTCGACCGGCCCCTGGACGCGGCCCCGGGCGGCCCCGGCGTCCCCACGACCCGCTGGACCGTGCCCGAACTCGCCGTCCTGGTACGGGAGATGGCCGGCGCCCTCGGCGCGGCGGGGGCCCGGCGGGGCGAGCGGGTCGCCGTCGTCAAGGCCAACCACTGGGACTACGACCTCCTCGCCTGCGCCGCCGTCCGCACCGGGGCCGTCCCCGTCAAGCTCTCCGGCCACCTGCCGGGCGAGTCGCTGCGGGTCCTGCTGCACCGGGCCGCGCCCCGGGTGCTGGTCACCGACCGCTCCATCGTCGACCGGGTCGGCGCGGACGTCCTCACCGGCCCGGCGTGGACGACCGTGCTCCTCGACGCGGACGGCGAAGTGCCCCCCGGGGCGCTGCGGTGGGACGATCTGCGCGGCCACCCGGACCCCGGCCCGCGCCGCCGCCACGACGACGATCCCCTCGTCATCGTCCACACCAGCGGCACCACGGGCACCCCGAAGCTGGTCTGCCACACCACCCGCACCCTCGTCCACGGCCTGGCCCGGTTCGAGACGCTGCCGCTGCCGCGGCTCGGCGTCCGCCGCGACGACAGCCTCTTCAACTCCAGCTCCTACGCGCACGGCCGCACCTTCTGCTGGACCAACGTCGCCCCTGTCCTCGCCCCCCGGCACATCTCGCTCGCCGCCGGGGACCGGCCCGAGGCGGCCGACCTGCTGCTGCGGGCCCATCCGCCCACCGTCGTCGAGGCGCTGCCCTCCCGCTACGTCCGCATGCGGCCCCTCACCGGCCGCCTGGACAACCCGTTCCGGGACGTCCGCACGTACATCAGCACCTACGACGCCGTGCACCCGCCGGTCGTCCGCGCCTACCTGGGGGCCAGCGCCCGGCGCCGGCCGCTGTGGATGCAGGGCTGGGGACAGACCGAGACCGGTCCGCTCACCTTCGCCTTCCACACCCGCCGTTCCGTCGCCCGGACCGCCGGGGGCACCACGACCCTGCGCGGGCTCGGCCGGCCGGTGCCCCTCAAGACCCGTCTGAAGGTCGTCGACCCGGACACCTTCCGCCCGGTGCCGGCGGGCGCGCCGGGGCTGGTCCTGTGCCGGACCAACGCGCTGGCCCCCGACTACGTGGGCGAGTCCGGCCGGTGGGCCGCCAAACGGCACGGCGACTGGTGGAGCACCGGCGACATCGGCGCCGTCGGCCGTGACGGCGCCGTCCGCCTCCTGGACCGCGAGGTCGACCACGGCGACGGGACGAGCTGCCTGCACACCGAGGACGTGCTGGAGGAACGGCTCCCGGAAATCCTGGAGTGCGTCGTCCTGGCCCGCCCCGACGACAAGCCGCTGCCGGTCGTCGTCACCGAGGACGGCCGGCTCGACCCCGCCCGCTGGGACCGGGCCCTCCGCGGGCTGCCCCCGCTCGCCGAACCCGAGGTGCTGACCTGGGACCGGGTCCCGCGCACCGGCACCGGCAAGGTGATGCGCGCCGCCCTGCTCCACCGGCTCACCGGCACGACCGCCACCGGGGGCACGGGCCGGTGGACCTGA
- a CDS encoding substrate-binding domain-containing protein encodes MSPRTLLRSLTAATAAAAALSLTACGAVTSADGGSGDSGDGSFKLASYIQQRIDDDKPMRIKLSYHDPSLAFATPIGAGMKKAGKELGADVSLIGPTGGDAAKQVSEIQTLIQQKAVDGLAVSSASSDALKPVISQAYKAGIPIISFNTDNPDSEQMGFVGQDLKGSGKAQAEQLRKDLKGDVNGKSVVVFSVDTGAGWSHDRFNGFKEGLDGSGLKIVGPVNVGNEPNSAYNTVESTMSGQSNVVAVAGLDCCSTTAAAKWVAQSGKADDITMGGFDLLTQTAEYIERGVLNFSISQNPTEQGYQAVKVLHDFLTKDTEIKGVDTGAQFVTRDNLADATVED; translated from the coding sequence ATGTCCCCGCGCACCCTCCTCAGAAGCCTCACCGCCGCCACCGCCGCCGCCGCGGCCCTCTCCCTCACCGCCTGCGGCGCCGTCACCTCCGCCGACGGCGGCTCCGGCGACTCCGGCGACGGCTCCTTCAAGCTCGCCTCGTACATCCAGCAGCGGATCGACGACGACAAGCCGATGCGCATCAAGCTCAGCTACCACGACCCGTCCCTCGCCTTCGCCACCCCGATCGGCGCCGGCATGAAGAAGGCCGGCAAGGAACTGGGCGCCGACGTCTCCCTCATCGGCCCCACCGGCGGCGACGCCGCCAAGCAGGTCTCCGAGATCCAGACGCTCATCCAGCAGAAGGCCGTGGACGGCCTCGCCGTCTCCTCCGCCTCCAGCGACGCCCTCAAGCCCGTCATCAGCCAGGCGTACAAGGCGGGCATCCCGATCATCTCCTTCAACACCGACAACCCCGACTCCGAGCAGATGGGCTTCGTCGGCCAGGACCTCAAGGGCTCCGGCAAGGCCCAGGCCGAACAGCTCCGCAAGGACCTCAAGGGCGACGTCAACGGCAAGTCCGTCGTGGTCTTCTCCGTCGACACCGGCGCCGGCTGGTCGCACGACCGCTTCAACGGCTTCAAGGAGGGCCTGGACGGCAGCGGGCTGAAGATCGTCGGCCCGGTCAACGTCGGCAACGAGCCCAACAGCGCCTACAACACCGTCGAGTCCACCATGTCCGGCCAGTCCAACGTGGTCGCCGTCGCCGGCCTCGACTGCTGCTCGACCACCGCCGCCGCCAAGTGGGTGGCCCAGTCCGGCAAGGCCGACGACATCACCATGGGCGGCTTCGACCTGCTCACCCAGACCGCCGAGTACATCGAGCGCGGCGTCCTGAACTTCAGCATCAGCCAGAACCCGACCGAGCAGGGCTACCAGGCCGTCAAGGTGCTGCACGACTTCCTCACCAAGGACACCGAGATCAAGGGCGTGGACACCGGCGCCCAGTTCGTCACCCGCGACAACCTCGCCGACGCGACCGTGGAGGACTGA